A single Tachypleus tridentatus isolate NWPU-2018 chromosome 9, ASM421037v1, whole genome shotgun sequence DNA region contains:
- the LOC143227472 gene encoding uncharacterized protein LOC143227472, giving the protein MVVVGSFLLLRQQDQSIKEVTQCLLWNAMKNVSKETEVIEEETVFVKAENFTKFLDLQSPPSDTATGLKTAIEKHLRQFVWRTAKESSVFFQNVAGPGRNTSAGCNGLPDCGNGVPGGLSVHYQHNITTFRDYESNTLTHLTMLSQLLKQCSRAVIIFIAQISVKKPQESPSMRVHPRDMKEDDILKSELKL; this is encoded by the exons ATGGTCGTAGTGGGATCATTCCTGCTGCTTCGGCAGCAAGATCAATCAATCAAGGAGGTAACCCAATGTCTTCTGTGGAATGCAATGAAAA ATGTGTCTAAAGAGACTGAAGTAATTGAAgaagaaactgtatttgttaaggcagaaaattttacaaaatttttggACTTGCAGTCCCCACCCAGTGATACTgccacaggattaaaaacagcAATTGAAAAGCATTTGAGACAGTTCGTGTGGAGAACTGCAAAAGAAAG CAGCGTTTTCTTCCAAAACGTGGCTGGACCTGGGCGCAATACAAGTGCTGGCTGCAATGGGCTACCGGACTGTGGCAATGGTGTACCTGGTGGGCTTTCTGTTCATTACCAACATAACATTACAACATTCAGAG attacgagtcgaacaccttaacccacttgactaTGCTGAGCCAACTTCTCAAACAATGCTCGAGAgctgttattattttcattgcaCAAATAAGTGTAAAAAAGCCTCAGGAATCTCCTTCCATGA GAGTGCACCCAAGAGACATGAAAGAAGATGATATATTGAAGTCTGAACTGAAGCTCTGA